A region of the Nocardia nova SH22a genome:
TAGAGTTCCCGGGAGTCTCCCGGTGAACCGGGCCCTGCTCCGCAGATCGAAAGGACCCCCATGCCAGGCCTGTACTTCGAAGAGTTCGAACCCGGCGCCGTGATCGAGCACGCGACCCGCCGTACCGTCACCGAAACCGACAATCTGCTGTTCAGCACGATGACGCTGAACACCGCGCCACTGCACCTGGACGCCGAATACAGCAAGGATTCGATCTACGGGCAGCGACTGGTCAACAGCCTGTTCATCCTGGGCCTGGTCGCCGGTGTCACCGTGCCGGACACCACCCTCGGCACCACCCTGGGCAATCTCGGATTCGAGGACGTGACCTTCCCCAAGCCGGTCTTCCACGGCGACACGATCCGGGTGCGCACCGAGGTGCTGAGCAAGCGGGAATCCAAGAGCCGCAACGATTCCGGCATCGTCTTCTTCAAGCATCAGGGCATCAACCAGCGTGACGAGGTCGTCTGCGAATGCCGCCGCGCCGGGCTGATGCTGAAGCGTTCCGCGGACGGGAACGCGGCCGTCGCCTGAGCGGGCGTGCCCGAAAGGGCCGCCGCCGCCGGAACATTCGTGGAGAGAAAGGAATTGCCCGATGCGCGGACCCGGTCCCTTCGGCGCACCGAAGGAGTCGGCATGGGTGCCGACCGACGCCGTGCGGCAACGCAGCCGTCTGCTCACGGCCATGGCCGAGTGGGGCTACGACAGCCTGCCGGCGCTGCACGCGGCGTCGGTGGACGATCCGGAATGGTTCTGGCGGGCGGTCGTGGCCGATCTGGGCGTCGATTTCACCGAACCGTTCGACCGGGTACTCGACGACAGCGCGGGTAAGCCGTTTCCGCGGTGGTTTCCCGGTGGCCGGCTCAATGTCGCGACATTGTGCTCCCATCGCCACGCGGTGGGCACGAACTCCGGCAAACCCGCCGTCGTCTACGAAGGCGACAGCGGGGAACGACGCACGCTGACCTACGCCGAACTCGACGCCGAGGTGCGCCGCTTCGCCGCCAACCTGAGTGCGCTGGGAGTCGCGCGCGGCGATCGCGTCGTGCTGTTCCTGCCGGTGGTGCCCGAGGCGGTGATCGCCTTCCTGGCCTGCGCCATGATCGGGGCGGTCTCGGTACCGGCGTTCAGCGGATACGGCGCGGACGCCCTCACGGCCCGGCTCGCCGACTCCGAGGCGGTCGTGCTGATCACCGCCGACGGAACCACCCGGCGCGGAAAAGTGGTGCCGCTCAAGGAAACCGCAGACGAGGCCCTGGCGTCGGTCCCGTCCGTCCGCCACAGCGTGGTGGTCCGTCACCTCGGCAACGACGCCGAGATGCGTGACGGCCGGGACATCTACTGGGACGAACTGGCCGCCGACCCGGAGCCGGTGCCGACGGTGGCGGCGGCCTCCGACGAGCCGCTGACCATCGTCTACACCTCCGGCACCACCGGAAAACCCAAGGGCATCGTGCATTCCCACGCGGGTTTCGCGGTCAAGACCGCACTGGACCTGGGCTACGGATTCGACGTCCACGCCGATGACGTCATCGCGTGGATCGCCGATATGGGCTGGTTGCTGGGACCGCTGCTGATCGTCGGCGGGCTCCAGCTCGGCGCCACGGTCGTGTTCACCGAAGGCGTGCCCGACCACCCGGAACCGACCCGGTTGTGGGAGATCGCGGAACGCAACCGCGTCACCCTGCAGGGCATCGCGCCCACCGCGGCCCGGCTGGTGATGGCCCGGACCGACGGCGTACCCACCGGTGTGGAATCCATCCGTGCCTTCGTCTCCACCGGTGAGGCGTGGGACACCCCGACCTGGACGTGGTTGTTCGAGACCGTCGGCGGGACCCGCCGTCCGATCATCAACTACACCGGCGGCACGGAGGTCGGCGGCGGACTTCTGATCAGCTATCCGTTCCTGCCCATCGAACCGGCCTCGTTCAACGCCCCGCTGCTCGGTGCGGATGTCGCCGTACTGGACGCGGCGGGGGAGCCGGTCGTCGGCGAGGTCGGCGAACTGTCGGTACTCAACACGTTCCCGGGGATGACGCATGCGTTCTGGCGCGACCGCGACCGCTATGTCG
Encoded here:
- a CDS encoding AMP-binding protein produces the protein MRGPGPFGAPKESAWVPTDAVRQRSRLLTAMAEWGYDSLPALHAASVDDPEWFWRAVVADLGVDFTEPFDRVLDDSAGKPFPRWFPGGRLNVATLCSHRHAVGTNSGKPAVVYEGDSGERRTLTYAELDAEVRRFAANLSALGVARGDRVVLFLPVVPEAVIAFLACAMIGAVSVPAFSGYGADALTARLADSEAVVLITADGTTRRGKVVPLKETADEALASVPSVRHSVVVRHLGNDAEMRDGRDIYWDELAADPEPVPTVAAASDEPLTIVYTSGTTGKPKGIVHSHAGFAVKTALDLGYGFDVHADDVIAWIADMGWLLGPLLIVGGLQLGATVVFTEGVPDHPEPTRLWEIAERNRVTLQGIAPTAARLVMARTDGVPTGVESIRAFVSTGEAWDTPTWTWLFETVGGTRRPIINYTGGTEVGGGLLISYPFLPIEPASFNAPLLGADVAVLDAAGEPVVGEVGELSVLNTFPGMTHAFWRDRDRYVETYWSRWDGVWVHGDLASVGADGVWRVHGRSDDTIKVSGRRVGPAELEAALLKDRRIVEAAVIGEPDPQRGQRVVAFVVLRDAVTDHDDLTSTAIHHVGRSFAPSVHVVAALPKTKNGKVMRRAIRSRYLGGAQGDLSSLDPATPIDAIPVREGSA
- a CDS encoding MaoC family dehydratase, with product MPGLYFEEFEPGAVIEHATRRTVTETDNLLFSTMTLNTAPLHLDAEYSKDSIYGQRLVNSLFILGLVAGVTVPDTTLGTTLGNLGFEDVTFPKPVFHGDTIRVRTEVLSKRESKSRNDSGIVFFKHQGINQRDEVVCECRRAGLMLKRSADGNAAVA